In Lagopus muta isolate bLagMut1 chromosome 6, bLagMut1 primary, whole genome shotgun sequence, one DNA window encodes the following:
- the COMMD9 gene encoding COMM domain-containing protein 9, with translation MAAAVREEDFVALQSLLKASSKDAVRQLCQECFSCPPGRLGPLAQRACPAIAGSPEEAAQLVSALHSLTRHVVFRGLTGAEDILALFPENFHQNLKNLLTKIILENASAWRNEAQASQISLPRLVDMDWRVDIKTSSDTINRMAVPTCLLQLKIQEDAALCSNSPVVSALTVELSKETLDTMLEGLGRIRDQLSAVANK, from the exons atggcggcggcaGTGCGCGAGGAAGACTTCGTCGCCCTGCAGAGCCTGCTGAAG GCGTCGTCGAAGGACGCAGTGcggcagctgtgccaggagtGCTTCTCCTGCCCGCCCGGCCGCCTCGGCCCGCTGGCGCAGCGCGCCTGCCCCGCCATCGCCGGCAGCCCCGAGGAGGCCGCGCAG CTGGTGTCCGCCCTGCACAGCCTCACCCGGCACGTCGTGTTCCGCGGCTTGACGGGGGCCGAGGACATCCTCGCTCTGTTTCCAGAAAACTTCCACCAAAACCTGAAGAACCTTTTAACTAAAATAATCTTGGAGAATGC tTCTGCTTGGAGAAATGAGGCACAAGCAAGTCAGA TCTCCCTGCCTCGGCTGGTTGACATGGACTGGAGGGTAGACATCAAGACATCTTCAGACACCATCAACAGAATGGCAGTCCCTACTTGCCTGCTACAGTTAAAG attcaGGAAGATGCTGCCTTATGTAGTAATAGTCCTGTTGTTTCTGCACTGACTGTGGAACTGAGTAAAGAAACCCTGGATACTATGTTAGAAGGTCTAGGAAGAATCCGGGACCAACTTTCTGCTGttgcaaacaaatga